One Primulina huaijiensis isolate GDHJ02 unplaced genomic scaffold, ASM1229523v2 scaffold43237, whole genome shotgun sequence genomic window carries:
- the LOC140969977 gene encoding uncharacterized protein yields MDFMKIGPPPLTGDENADVAEAWVDIMEQCFRVLHYDEDKKMEVVDFMIQGKARKWWKSVSVILVQQRGWIRWEHFRQAFINHHFPPALRQAKEMELLTIKQGDSSIENYQKRFTDLFPYAPHISENSAAKYSHFLNGLNQEIYDRVSVCDDPTSYEGLVNRCRQAEISIARRKAMQASKSSRSLGPRGQSFKKSASSSSSGSGGVHNFGRKKLQCGHCGGNHQTENCRKRDCPNLENLSVGGGSMAGSYSGKQSDATVQQKGFPAQGSRRGGISLGSQQHPRVQGERRRGYLIYAVDVSKDVIDVKNIPVVNEFPDVFSDEIPGFPPEREMEAEIELVLGTAPISRAPYRLAPSEMKELKQQLQDLLDKGYIRPRERKVRGPELVQQAIDVVELIKKRIKAAQDRQSSYANTKRRHLQFKSGEKVFLKVSPLRRPYLSSIHNVFHVSLLRRYVAYESHVLGPTDVQLEEDLAYVEQPL; encoded by the exons atggatttcatgaagATTGGACCTCCACCGTTGACTGGAGATGAGAATGCTGATGTTGCTGAAGCTTGGGTCGATATCATGGAGCAGTGTTTTCGAGTGCTGCACTATGACGAGGACAAGAAAATGGAGGTAGTCGATTTCATGATCCAAGGAAAAGCTCGGAAATGGTGGAAATCTGTTTCTGTCATTCTAGTTCAGCAGCGTGGGTGGATTCGTTGGGAACATTTCCGTCAGGCcttcatcaatcatcactttCCGCCAGCTCTTCGTCAGGCGAAAGAGATGGAACTGTTGACCATTAAGCAAGGAGATTCGAGCATTGAGAATTACCAAAAGCGTTTTACGGATCTGTTTCCGTACGCTCCTCACATCAGTGAGAATtctgcagcaaaatattctcactttttgaatggtttgaaccaggaGATTTATGATCGGGTTTCAGTCTGTGACGATCCTACTTCGTACGAAGGATTAGTGAATCGTTGTCGTCAAGCAGAGATCAGTATTGCTAGGAGGAAGGCTATGCAAGCTAGCAAAAGTTCTAGGTCGTTGGGACCGAGGGGTCAGTCTTTCAAGAAGtctgcatcttcttcttcttcaggtTCTGGAGGGGTGCACAACTTTGGTAGGAAAAAGCTACAATGTGGCCACTGCGGAGGAAATCACCAGACGGAAAATTGTCGAAAA AGGGATTGTCCTAATTTGGAGAATCTGAGTGTAGGCGGAGGTTCTATGGCAGGGTCTTACAGTGGAAAACAGTCTGATGCCACTGTGCAACAGAAAGGTTTTCCTGCTCAAGGTTCTCGTCGTGGTGGAATATCACTAGGATCTCAGCAACATCCACGAGTTCAAGG CGAAAGGAGGAGAGGATACCTCATTTATGCTGTTGACGTATCGAAGGATGTGATCGACGTGAAGAACATTCCAGTTGTCAATGAATTTCCTGATGTTTTctccgatgagattcctggatttcctCCGGAGAGGGAAATGGAAGCGGAGATAGAGTTGGTACTAGGAACCGCACCTATCTCCAGAGCGCCTTATAGATTGGCACCGtcggagatgaaagagttgaagcaaCAGTTACAAGATCTTCTTGACAAGGGGTACATTAGACCCA gagaacgaAAAGTGCGAGGACCTGAATTAGTGCAACAAGCGATTGACGTAGTGGAATTGATTAAGAAGAGAATTAAAGCTGCACAAGATCGTCAATCGAGTTACGCGAATACCAAGCGTAGACATCTACAGTTTAAATCAGGGGAAAAAGTTTTCCTTAAAGTTTCACCACTTCGcagg CCGTATCTTTCTAGcattcataatgtctttcatgtatctttgctACGACGGTATGTAGCATATGAATCGCACGTTCTTGGTCCGACAGATGTTCAACTTGAAGAAGACTTGGCTTATGTCGAGCAGCCACTTTAA